One window of the Methanocaldococcus vulcanius M7 genome contains the following:
- a CDS encoding protease complex subunit PrcB family protein, which produces MKHEVDKINVNDITNPNKKIKVNINLYIIICLLIIASLLICGCTETKTNNMEINTMNTINIDKVNKTNITDLNLNHTNINIETKTLQTEEKNLSYEILAYGSFGSKERDNYFYYLDNKTVIVINLGEMPTSGYVIKILNITKKGNNLTVFYTIIPPKNATAMVITYPYIKLYVNGTFDNVIFKEK; this is translated from the coding sequence ATGAAACATGAGGTTGATAAAATCAACGTGAACGATATAACAAACCCAAATAAAAAAATCAAAGTTAATATTAATTTATATATTATAATATGCCTTTTAATAATAGCATCTCTTTTAATATGTGGATGCACAGAAACAAAAACAAATAATATGGAGATAAATACAATGAACACCATTAACATTGATAAAGTTAATAAAACAAACATAACAGATTTAAATTTAAATCATACTAACATAAACATAGAAACAAAAACTCTTCAAACTGAGGAAAAAAATCTAAGTTATGAAATTCTTGCATATGGATCTTTTGGAAGTAAAGAAAGGGATAACTACTTCTATTATCTTGACAATAAAACAGTAATCGTTATAAATCTTGGAGAAATGCCCACATCTGGATATGTTATAAAAATCCTAAATATAACAAAAAAAGGGAATAACCTTACAGTGTTTTATACGATAATTCCTCCAAAAAACGCTACTGCAATGGTTATAACCTACCCTTACATAAAACTCTATGTAAATGGAACATTTGATAATGTAATCTTCAAAGAAAAATAA
- a CDS encoding flippase: MSLKKDSFYILMANIYSKGMAYLFYFITAFLLGTEEFGILKGILPIADTLTIFFSSGVPPAIAKFLAEEKHPNIRKYSSIFYLMLILSIVGFFISPYIKYILGGYYLTLPNILYFAVGLCIISSTLIAFSRGILQGLLRIEYLSLTWIVEYTIKVVFVFVLTLYLGVFGALISVSLAYLIGGVFGLYLICRSLNISNVLYLFKINPSTLFSKFNLDIFKYSVPIALTSSSYRLFGDIDNIIIMSLMGGFWSGIYGYSSLISRGVFLFASSVSIPLLPRISKTKDLGLLKEGIIQNTLFSSIFVIICLFFPEIPLNILFKVVNPEGILCLRILSISSLFMSYYTLISSALQGLGYAKTSFYIMAFGLVLNVILNLFLVKLYGIVGGAIATLITSITIFLIGIFAIIKIKSNYNY, from the coding sequence ATGTCTCTAAAGAAGGATAGTTTTTATATTCTGATGGCAAATATTTACTCTAAGGGGATGGCTTATTTATTTTATTTCATAACTGCTTTTTTATTGGGAACCGAAGAGTTTGGGATATTAAAAGGTATTCTTCCTATCGCTGATACGTTAACCATATTCTTCTCTTCAGGGGTTCCTCCCGCAATTGCAAAGTTTTTAGCGGAAGAAAAACATCCAAATATAAGAAAATATTCATCAATATTTTACCTAATGCTAATCTTATCTATCGTAGGATTTTTCATAAGCCCATATATCAAGTATATTTTAGGAGGGTATTATCTAACTCTTCCCAATATTCTTTACTTTGCTGTGGGATTGTGTATTATTTCCTCAACGTTAATAGCGTTTTCGAGAGGAATTTTGCAAGGTTTATTGAGGATAGAATATTTATCTCTCACATGGATTGTGGAGTATACAATAAAAGTTGTATTTGTATTTGTTCTAACATTATATCTTGGTGTTTTTGGAGCTTTGATCTCCGTGTCTTTGGCTTATTTAATTGGTGGAGTTTTTGGCTTGTATCTGATCTGTCGATCATTAAATATCTCAAACGTTTTATACTTGTTTAAAATCAATCCCTCAACTCTGTTTTCAAAATTCAACTTAGATATTTTTAAATATTCAGTTCCCATTGCATTAACATCCTCTTCTTATCGTCTCTTTGGAGATATTGATAACATCATTATAATGTCTTTAATGGGTGGCTTTTGGAGTGGAATTTATGGTTACTCTTCTTTAATATCGAGGGGAGTGTTTTTATTTGCTTCGTCAGTTAGCATTCCTCTTCTTCCAAGAATATCGAAAACTAAGGATTTAGGATTGTTAAAAGAGGGCATTATACAAAATACCTTATTTTCATCAATTTTTGTTATCATATGTTTATTTTTTCCAGAAATACCCCTAAATATTTTATTTAAAGTTGTAAATCCAGAAGGAATTTTATGTTTAAGGATTTTATCCATATCATCATTGTTTATGAGCTATTATACTTTGATATCTTCTGCTCTTCAAGGGTTGGGATATGCAAAAACGTCTTTTTATATAATGGCATTTGGTTTAGTTTTGAACGTTATCTTAAACCTATTTTTAGTAAAGTTGTATGGAATAGTTGGGGGAGCTATTGCTACATTGATAACTTCGATAACAATATTTTTAATTGGGATCTTTGCAATTATAAAGATAAAATCTAATTATAATTATTAG
- the uppS gene encoding polyprenyl diphosphate synthase, producing MLDFYKILDKSRVLKIYENILEESIDKNNLPKHIAIIMDGNRRTAEIYGKDKYYGHYLGAEKVREVLRWSRDLGIKVVTLYAFSTENFKRSEEEVNKLMELFEKKFYEIADDEETHKYEVRVRAIGRINLLPKNVQKAIKYAEKKTENYNKFFVNIAIAYGGQQEIIDAIKKIAEKVKRGEIEPEDINKKLIDEHLYTANLPFPNPDLIIRTSGEERISNFLIWQSSYSELYFCDTYWPLFRKIDFLRAVRDYQRRQRRFGK from the coding sequence ATGCTCGATTTTTATAAAATTTTGGATAAATCAAGAGTATTGAAAATATATGAAAATATCTTAGAAGAATCAATAGACAAAAACAATCTTCCGAAACATATTGCAATAATAATGGATGGAAATAGGAGAACAGCTGAGATATATGGAAAGGATAAGTATTATGGGCACTATTTAGGAGCTGAGAAAGTTAGAGAAGTTCTTAGATGGTCGAGAGACCTTGGGATAAAAGTAGTTACCCTCTACGCATTTTCAACTGAAAATTTTAAAAGATCTGAAGAGGAAGTCAATAAATTAATGGAATTATTCGAAAAGAAATTTTATGAGATTGCTGATGACGAAGAAACACACAAATATGAAGTTAGGGTTAGAGCCATTGGAAGAATCAACCTATTACCGAAAAACGTCCAAAAAGCTATAAAATATGCTGAAAAAAAGACGGAAAATTACAATAAATTCTTTGTAAATATAGCAATTGCATACGGAGGTCAGCAGGAGATTATTGATGCAATTAAAAAAATAGCTGAAAAGGTTAAAAGAGGGGAGATCGAGCCAGAAGACATTAACAAAAAATTGATTGATGAACATTTATATACTGCGAATTTACCGTTTCCAAATCCGGATCTTATTATAAGAACCTCAGGGGAGGAACGAATAAGCAATTTTTTAATTTGGCAGAGTTCTTATTCAGAATTATACTTCTGTGATACTTACTGGCCTCTATTTAGAAAAATTGATTTTTTAAGGGCAGTTAGGGACTATCAACGAAGGCAGAGGAGGTTCGGAAAATGA
- the wtpB gene encoding tungstate ABC transporter permease WtpB has translation MDKFDTFLSIFLIFIFSFVFLPIVYMILNPGDLSQLLDKEVIEAFKTTLLAGVVATSIALIFGIPTGYILARHEFTFKNFIEAVLDLPMAIPHSVVGIMILSFIYGVDFIKFIGEYIVDNFWGIVVVYLFVGIPFMINSIRDGFLSVDEEIEYVSRTLGASKLRTFFEISIPLIRNNIISGTILSFARGISEVGALLIIAYYPKTVPILIYERFMSFGLNASKPISVAMIVVSVVLFALFRMFGTTNRKDKRK, from the coding sequence ATGGACAAATTTGATACATTTCTATCAATCTTTTTAATATTTATCTTCTCTTTCGTATTTTTGCCCATCGTTTATATGATCTTAAACCCAGGAGATCTATCTCAACTACTTGATAAAGAAGTTATCGAAGCGTTTAAGACAACACTACTGGCTGGGGTTGTCGCTACGTCAATAGCGTTAATCTTTGGAATTCCCACTGGATATATCTTAGCAAGGCATGAATTTACATTTAAAAATTTTATTGAAGCAGTTTTGGACTTACCAATGGCTATTCCTCACAGTGTTGTTGGGATTATGATTCTATCTTTTATTTATGGTGTTGATTTTATAAAATTTATTGGAGAGTATATAGTTGACAACTTTTGGGGGATTGTTGTTGTTTATCTTTTTGTTGGCATTCCTTTTATGATCAACAGTATAAGAGATGGCTTTTTAAGTGTTGATGAAGAAATAGAATATGTTTCGAGAACTCTCGGAGCTTCTAAACTAAGAACATTCTTTGAAATTTCTATTCCGTTAATAAGAAATAATATTATTTCTGGAACTATTTTAAGTTTTGCAAGAGGAATTAGCGAAGTTGGAGCCCTGTTGATCATTGCATACTATCCAAAAACTGTTCCTATCTTAATCTATGAAAGATTCATGAGTTTTGGATTGAATGCCTCTAAACCCATATCTGTTGCAATGATCGTGGTAAGTGTTGTATTATTTGCACTTTTCAGAATGTTTGGGACAACAAATCGTAAAGATAAAAGAAAATAA
- the mtxX gene encoding methanogenesis marker protein Mmp4/MtxX, which produces MYAIGLGENKDEILKAVEKLEEEGIDIELIRDPKRLVDKLIRGEIEGAVRGSLPSSKVIPYLKSKIGKFYRTSILKNPFTGDIFLLSPVGIDDISEEEEERVKDKIKIINLASNFLRSVGIEPKVALLSGGRLGDLGRSKTVDRTILEAELVLNHIKKKNKNLEIDHRGILIEEYLKEGYNIIIPMDGISGNLIFRCLALVCRVSGCGAIILSEKNVKFIDTSRNADWRRYYNAIKFLHDLNVKNGKLTKY; this is translated from the coding sequence ATGTATGCTATTGGATTAGGAGAGAATAAGGATGAAATTTTAAAAGCAGTGGAAAAGTTAGAAGAAGAGGGGATAGATATAGAGTTAATTAGAGATCCTAAACGTTTAGTGGATAAGTTAATTCGTGGAGAGATAGAAGGTGCAGTGAGGGGATCTCTTCCTTCATCAAAGGTTATTCCATATTTAAAATCAAAAATCGGGAAATTTTATCGGACTTCAATATTAAAAAATCCATTTACAGGAGATATATTTTTACTCTCTCCTGTAGGGATTGATGACATCTCAGAAGAAGAGGAAGAAAGAGTAAAAGATAAAATAAAAATAATAAACCTTGCATCAAATTTTTTGCGATCTGTTGGAATCGAGCCAAAAGTTGCTCTTCTTTCTGGTGGGAGATTAGGAGATTTAGGGAGAAGTAAAACAGTAGATCGGACTATATTGGAAGCAGAATTGGTATTAAACCATATTAAGAAAAAAAATAAGAACTTAGAGATAGATCATAGGGGAATATTAATAGAAGAGTATTTAAAAGAAGGATATAATATAATAATCCCTATGGATGGAATAAGTGGAAATTTAATATTCAGATGCTTAGCCCTTGTTTGTAGAGTTTCAGGATGTGGAGCAATAATTCTCTCAGAAAAAAATGTAAAATTTATTGATACAAGTAGAAATGCAGATTGGAGACGATACTACAATGCTATTAAATTTCTTCACGATCTTAATGTTAAGAATGGAAAATTAACAAAATATTAG
- a CDS encoding MBL fold metallo-hydrolase → MRAEIIFLGCGGGRWATITQKKATGGFRIHTDELRLHVDPGPGAIVRLNELKISPWRTNALFISHCHPDHYTDGEVIVEAITQGMTKKRGIFLGSLSVVEGFGDYEHVISKYHQSKLEEVKILYPKDEVELYDTKIRATHTKHGDPFGIGFRLYTRYGDIGYTSDTEFISELIEDFDGVRILIANIVRKKNERIKGHLCSNDAIDLINSMNKKPELLIMTHMGIKMTNPQLEAEYISQNTGVDVIPARLGLKIELLNGKYRYQLLKQ, encoded by the coding sequence TTGAGGGCGGAAATTATTTTTTTAGGATGTGGTGGTGGACGATGGGCAACTATAACACAAAAAAAAGCGACAGGAGGATTTAGAATACATACAGATGAGTTAAGATTACACGTAGATCCCGGTCCGGGTGCGATAGTTCGATTAAATGAGTTAAAAATCTCCCCTTGGAGAACCAATGCGTTATTTATATCCCACTGCCATCCTGACCACTACACCGATGGAGAAGTTATAGTGGAAGCAATAACACAAGGAATGACAAAGAAAAGAGGAATATTTTTAGGAAGTTTATCAGTTGTTGAGGGTTTTGGAGATTATGAACACGTAATTTCGAAATATCATCAGTCAAAGCTTGAAGAAGTTAAAATACTTTATCCTAAAGATGAGGTAGAGTTATATGATACTAAAATAAGAGCAACACATACAAAGCACGGCGATCCCTTTGGAATCGGATTTCGGCTTTACACACGGTATGGGGATATAGGATACACATCCGATACTGAGTTTATTTCAGAACTGATCGAAGATTTTGATGGAGTAAGGATCTTAATTGCAAACATAGTAAGAAAAAAGAATGAAAGAATAAAAGGGCATCTATGCTCTAACGATGCCATAGATCTAATAAATTCAATGAATAAAAAACCTGAACTACTGATAATGACACATATGGGAATAAAAATGACAAATCCTCAATTAGAAGCAGAGTATATCTCCCAAAATACTGGTGTAGATGTGATACCTGCACGACTTGGTTTAAAAATCGAGTTATTGAACGGAAAGTATCGATACCAACTATTAAAACAGTAA
- the topA gene encoding DNA topoisomerase I, whose protein sequence is MTALIICEKPSVAKKIANALGKPKKKSIDGVPYYELERDGKKIIVASAVGHLFTLVENENNEFGKYPIFDIKWVPASVDKGKEYVNKYIKALKKLSKEADEFYIATDWDIEGELIGYHALKYCCGREKAKRMRFSSLTKKEIVKAFENPDEIDYGLVDAGESRHILDWYFGINLSRALMNAIRAVNRWKTMSVGRVQGPALAFLTERELEIKKFIPKPYWVIEALLKDNLKAIHEKEKFWDEKEAKSVYEKIKDEKSAKVVEIKKTKRRIKPLPPFDLGTLQREAYSYFKISPKETQEIAQRLYERALISYPRSSSQKLPKDRKYLEDILNIIKNHPIYGKWAEKILEKNLKPVEGKKDDPAHPAIHIVDIPKEELSEKEKKIYDLIARRTLSAFWDNAEREYLNVKIDIKGEKFKLSGSRTVKEGWHEIYYFPKFDEIELPPLKKNDIIKVEKITITRKETQPPKRYTVASIIKELEKRGLGTKCLTAKTLIKVKIDNEIKYMEIEKLFELLNEKYKEKNIELAVNNKDIKCFSFNYKDEVESSFKFISRRKLEKDESVYRIEFEDGSFIEATEEHPILIYDNGDFRYVKANDLKKGMKTISFTDNKDFITKTISNIRKINYNGYVYDIINSEYLNFIANNIVVHNSTRAEIIDKLIKRGYVVDDGSLKVTDLGISVIETLKRFCPEIVDEKMTRDLEEKLEKIQFRKIKKDEVLDEAENKLRKILEEFKEKEEDVGTYLIKNLDATNKKAKIVGKCPKCGGDLILIRHKKSRFVGCSNYPECDVNYSLPDKGRIKIPNKVCNACKSPILKIGDREICINPECPLKQVEIKEEDRICPKCGAELILKKGVYGAFYGCSNYPKCKYTEPINKKEKEIVGKCPKCGGDLVVREGKFGKFIGCSNYPKCKYTEKLKENEKKENKKGEDKT, encoded by the coding sequence ATGACTGCATTGATAATATGTGAAAAGCCAAGTGTTGCTAAAAAGATAGCTAATGCTTTAGGAAAACCAAAGAAAAAAAGCATTGATGGAGTTCCATACTATGAATTAGAAAGAGACGGGAAAAAAATTATAGTGGCAAGTGCAGTCGGGCATCTCTTCACCTTGGTTGAGAATGAAAATAATGAATTTGGAAAATATCCTATCTTTGATATAAAATGGGTGCCTGCAAGTGTTGATAAGGGAAAAGAATATGTTAATAAATACATAAAGGCATTAAAAAAACTATCAAAAGAGGCAGATGAATTTTATATAGCAACAGATTGGGATATTGAAGGGGAGTTAATTGGTTATCATGCGTTAAAATACTGCTGTGGAAGAGAAAAAGCAAAGAGAATGAGATTCTCATCCTTAACAAAAAAAGAGATAGTTAAGGCATTTGAAAATCCAGATGAGATTGATTACGGCTTAGTTGATGCAGGAGAGAGTAGGCATATTTTAGATTGGTATTTTGGTATAAATCTGTCGAGAGCTTTAATGAATGCTATAAGGGCTGTGAATAGATGGAAAACGATGAGTGTCGGAAGAGTTCAAGGTCCTGCATTAGCGTTTTTAACTGAAAGAGAGTTGGAAATTAAAAAATTTATTCCTAAGCCATACTGGGTTATTGAAGCACTATTAAAAGATAATTTAAAAGCTATTCATGAAAAGGAGAAATTTTGGGATGAAAAAGAAGCAAAAAGTGTTTATGAAAAAATAAAAGATGAAAAATCTGCCAAAGTTGTTGAAATAAAGAAGACAAAAAGAAGGATAAAGCCACTTCCACCTTTTGACTTGGGAACTTTACAGAGAGAGGCATACAGTTATTTTAAAATATCTCCAAAGGAAACGCAAGAAATTGCTCAAAGATTATATGAACGAGCTCTGATCAGCTATCCAAGATCATCAAGCCAAAAACTTCCAAAAGACAGAAAGTATTTGGAAGATATTTTGAATATAATAAAGAATCATCCAATTTATGGAAAATGGGCTGAGAAAATATTAGAGAAGAATTTAAAACCAGTTGAAGGTAAAAAAGATGATCCAGCACATCCAGCCATACATATAGTAGATATTCCAAAAGAAGAACTTTCAGAGAAAGAGAAGAAGATTTATGATTTAATTGCAAGAAGAACTTTATCTGCTTTCTGGGATAATGCAGAGAGAGAATATTTAAACGTAAAAATTGACATTAAAGGAGAGAAATTTAAATTATCTGGTTCAAGAACCGTAAAAGAGGGCTGGCATGAAATTTATTACTTCCCAAAATTTGATGAGATTGAATTGCCCCCATTAAAGAAAAATGACATAATTAAAGTTGAAAAGATAACAATAACAAGAAAAGAAACACAACCACCAAAGAGATACACTGTTGCAAGTATAATTAAGGAATTAGAGAAAAGAGGGCTTGGGACTAAATGTTTAACAGCAAAGACATTAATTAAAGTTAAAATTGATAATGAAATCAAATATATGGAGATTGAGAAATTATTTGAGTTGTTAAATGAAAAATATAAAGAGAAAAATATTGAGTTAGCAGTAAATAACAAAGACATAAAATGTTTCTCATTTAATTATAAAGATGAGGTTGAGAGCAGTTTTAAATTTATAAGTAGGAGAAAATTAGAGAAGGATGAGAGCGTCTATAGAATCGAATTTGAAGATGGTAGTTTTATTGAGGCAACAGAAGAGCATCCAATTTTAATATATGATAACGGAGATTTTAGATACGTTAAAGCCAATGACTTGAAAAAAGGTATGAAAACTATCTCATTTACAGATAATAAAGATTTTATTACAAAAACAATCTCAAATATTAGAAAAATCAACTACAACGGATATGTTTATGATATTATCAACTCAGAATATTTAAACTTTATTGCCAACAACATAGTTGTTCATAATTCAACAAGGGCAGAGATCATAGACAAATTAATAAAAAGGGGCTATGTTGTTGATGACGGCTCTTTAAAAGTAACTGATTTAGGGATTTCAGTAATTGAAACACTGAAAAGGTTCTGCCCAGAGATTGTTGATGAAAAGATGACAAGGGACTTAGAGGAGAAGTTGGAAAAAATACAGTTTAGAAAGATTAAAAAGGATGAGGTTTTAGATGAGGCAGAAAATAAATTAAGGAAAATATTAGAAGAGTTTAAAGAAAAAGAGGAAGATGTTGGAACCTATCTTATTAAAAACTTAGATGCTACAAACAAAAAAGCAAAAATCGTTGGGAAATGTCCTAAATGTGGAGGAGATCTAATCTTAATAAGACATAAAAAGAGCAGGTTTGTTGGCTGTTCTAACTATCCTGAATGTGATGTAAACTATTCCCTCCCAGATAAAGGTAGAATAAAGATTCCAAACAAAGTTTGCAATGCCTGTAAATCTCCTATTTTAAAAATTGGAGATAGAGAGATATGCATAAATCCAGAATGTCCTTTAAAGCAGGTAGAGATTAAAGAAGAAGATAGGATTTGCCCAAAATGTGGAGCTGAATTAATTTTAAAGAAAGGGGTCTATGGAGCGTTTTATGGTTGTTCAAACTATCCAAAGTGTAAATACACAGAACCAATAAATAAAAAAGAAAAAGAGATCGTAGGAAAATGCCCAAAATGTGGAGGGGACTTGGTTGTTAGGGAAGGCAAGTTTGGAAAGTTTATTGGTTGCTCTAACTATCCAAAATGTAAATACACTGAAAAACTAAAAGAGAATGAAAAAAAGGAAAATAAAAAAGGAGAAGATAAAACATAA
- a CDS encoding methanogenesis marker 12 protein, translating into MITVGIDHGTSGITTCIKNNGKKIIFKLKRTELKEKSYLEELKKYIPLENIDLIALTYSMGDGIDKILPIERVRNRGVLSVEGAGEKIGGGTKVYDEIKDSGIQTVVIPGLHRGIECLDERFRALYSHIASPEKVSIAYYAHKKFGFNDFVLSDVSSNTVTLLIRNGIIVGGFDACIGAIGILHGPIDLEMIRKIDAGEITANDAFSKAGAVKIAKIYEGVEDTKKTIIDKYNTNKNCKLAIESLILSVSMEINGLLPLITNKNKKNVVLAGSIGTLRSPIDIPRRLKELINARIYSLYGESGAIGGAIIAEDILKGKDSILGIKVEF; encoded by the coding sequence ATGATAACAGTAGGAATAGATCATGGAACATCTGGAATAACAACATGCATAAAAAATAACGGAAAAAAGATAATATTTAAACTAAAAAGAACAGAACTTAAAGAAAAATCTTATTTAGAAGAATTAAAGAAATATATTCCACTAGAAAACATCGATCTAATCGCTTTAACATATTCCATGGGAGATGGTATAGATAAAATCTTACCAATAGAAAGAGTTAGAAACAGAGGAGTTTTAAGCGTAGAAGGAGCAGGGGAGAAAATTGGAGGAGGAACAAAAGTTTATGATGAGATCAAAGATTCAGGAATTCAGACAGTAGTTATACCAGGATTGCATAGAGGAATTGAATGTTTAGATGAAAGATTTAGAGCGTTGTATTCCCATATTGCATCTCCGGAGAAGGTTTCAATTGCCTACTACGCTCATAAAAAATTTGGATTTAATGATTTTGTCCTTTCAGATGTCTCTTCAAACACCGTAACACTGCTTATAAGAAATGGAATTATCGTTGGAGGTTTTGATGCATGTATTGGAGCAATTGGAATTTTACATGGGCCTATTGATTTAGAGATGATTAGAAAAATAGATGCTGGAGAAATAACAGCAAATGACGCATTTTCAAAGGCAGGGGCTGTTAAGATAGCAAAAATTTATGAAGGAGTGGAGGATACCAAAAAAACAATAATAGATAAATACAATACCAATAAAAACTGCAAATTAGCAATAGAAAGTTTAATATTAAGTGTTTCAATGGAAATAAATGGATTACTTCCTTTAATAACAAATAAAAATAAAAAGAATGTTGTTTTAGCAGGATCTATTGGAACCCTAAGATCTCCAATAGATATTCCAAGAAGATTAAAAGAACTAATTAATGCAAGGATCTATTCTTTATATGGAGAAAGTGGGGCCATTGGTGGTGCAATAATTGCAGAAGATATATTAAAAGGAAAAGACAGTATTTTAGGGATAAAAGTTGAATTTTAA
- a CDS encoding class I SAM-dependent rRNA methyltransferase, with translation MATKLYVDFGGYSAIEKGNLIIPRENILNKNDFDDIEIGEVVDVYSKRGKFLGRGFKNPREVRIMTLRKEDLDENYIREKIIKANEYRLKLGFKDTYRMVYTQSDWLNGLVIDKYNDIATVQIFNYGIEKMKDVVVETLLDLGVDSIYEKSSGRNRKRAGLPEVEGILAGEKTETIIKEGEAKFKVTFDGQKTGFFLDQRENRLYLERFIKEGDRVLDVCCYTGGFSVHAAIRGAEVVGVDLSKKALKTAEENMELNNIPKDKYEFIEGNAFKIMEEFIEDGERFDVVILDPPAFAQSKKSLKSAIRGYHMLNRLGSRLTDRMLITCSCSQPVEPDAFKALVIDACLKAKKWAKIVRYGSQSPDHPITSKGTEYLKCLFLSLECI, from the coding sequence ATGGCAACAAAACTGTATGTTGATTTTGGGGGCTATTCAGCAATAGAGAAAGGGAATTTAATTATCCCAAGAGAGAATATTTTAAATAAAAATGACTTTGATGACATTGAGATTGGAGAGGTTGTAGATGTTTATTCAAAGAGAGGAAAATTTTTAGGTAGAGGTTTTAAAAATCCAAGAGAAGTAAGAATAATGACTTTGAGAAAGGAAGATTTAGATGAAAATTATATAAGGGAAAAGATAATTAAAGCAAACGAATACAGATTAAAATTAGGATTTAAAGACACATATAGGATGGTTTATACTCAGTCAGATTGGCTGAACGGCTTAGTTATCGACAAATACAACGACATAGCAACAGTTCAGATATTTAACTATGGTATTGAGAAGATGAAAGATGTCGTTGTTGAAACTCTTTTAGATTTGGGAGTTGATAGCATATACGAAAAAAGTTCTGGGAGAAATAGGAAGAGGGCTGGATTGCCGGAAGTGGAAGGCATATTAGCTGGAGAGAAAACAGAAACCATTATTAAAGAGGGAGAGGCAAAGTTTAAAGTTACCTTTGATGGGCAGAAGACAGGTTTTTTCTTGGATCAGAGGGAGAATAGGTTATATCTTGAGAGGTTTATAAAAGAGGGGGATAGGGTTTTGGATGTATGCTGTTATACTGGGGGTTTTTCTGTTCATGCAGCTATTAGAGGGGCAGAGGTTGTTGGAGTTGATCTATCAAAAAAAGCCCTAAAAACTGCTGAGGAGAATATGGAGTTAAACAATATTCCAAAGGATAAATATGAGTTTATAGAAGGGAATGCATTTAAAATTATGGAAGAGTTTATAGAAGACGGAGAGAGGTTTGATGTCGTTATATTAGACCCCCCTGCTTTTGCCCAATCAAAGAAGTCATTAAAGTCCGCTATTAGGGGCTATCATATGTTAAATAGGTTGGGAAGTAGGTTAACGGATAGGATGTTGATCACTTGTTCCTGCTCTCAGCCAGTAGAGCCGGATGCTTTTAAAGCATTAGTTATAGATGCCTGCTTAAAGGCAAAGAAATGGGCTAAAATAGTAAGATATGGTTCTCAAAGTCCAGATCATCCTATAACTTCCAAAGGGACTGAATATTTAAAGTGTTTATTTTTAAGTTTAGAGTGTATTTAG
- a CDS encoding cation:proton antiporter (subunit G of antiporter complex involved in resistance to high concentrations of Na+, K+, Li+ and/or alkali), with protein sequence MEQFVDIIKDALVVIASFGIIVASYRLWVEKDRKNMIYARIHILGVIDCACFLIFLALGETLLAFVYLILAPFLAHAIAHAAYNDKLPE encoded by the coding sequence GTGGAACAGTTTGTTGATATAATAAAAGATGCCCTTGTAGTAATCGCTTCTTTTGGAATTATTGTTGCCTCATATCGTCTCTGGGTAGAAAAAGACAGAAAAAATATGATATATGCACGAATTCATATATTGGGAGTTATCGACTGCGCATGCTTTTTAATTTTTCTTGCTCTCGGAGAAACGTTATTAGCGTTTGTTTATTTAATATTGGCTCCATTTTTAGCCCATGCAATAGCCCACGCAGCATACAACGATAAACTTCCAGAATAA